The Actinomycetes bacterium nucleotide sequence CACACGTAAGATCGTGTTCTGTAACGGCGTTTCGCTCAGCGGAACAGGCGTAGCGCCGGTGGGGTTTGCCGGTGGCACTGGCGGAGGAGAACGAGTGGTGACCGTGGGGGAACAAGCCAAGCGACGTTTTCGTCATGGCCGACGCCACCTGGCTGTCGCCGGCCTGCTGGCGGTTGCCCTCCTGGCTTCCGCCTGCAGTGGATCCACCACCAGCGGTGCTGCAGCGGCCGAGTTCGAGGGAAGCGATGAGCCAGGCCCCGGAGTCACCGCCGACACGGTGAAGATCGGCTTCACCATCCTCGACAGCGCGTCGCTCGAGGCGGCGCTGAAGATCGAGTTCCCGGACCAGGGTGACCAGGAAGCCCAGATCGCCGCGCTCGTGGAGTGGATCAACGCCAACGGGGGGATCGGTGGCCGCCAGGTCGAACCCGTGGTGCGCACCTTCGAGGCGCTCTTCGACACCGCCGAGTCAGAAGAGAAGCTGTGCAACGAGTTCACCCAGGACGACGAAGTGTTCGCCGTGATGATGTGGGGCATGTTCCAGGAGAACCTGCGGCCGTGCTTCGCGGCCAACGACACCGTGATGCTGGAGCACACTCTCTACCCGTTGCCCGAGCAGACGATGCGCGACCTGGCGCCCTACTACATGGCCCCCAACTTCGCGACCTACGAAGACATCATCCGCGGCCTTGGCGGCGTGTTCGAGGAGACAGGCTTCCTCGATGGCGGCACCGTGGGGGTCATCGGCGTCGACTCCGAGGCCAACCGCGCGATCTACGAAGACCAGCTCGGCCCGATGCTCGATGAAGCCGGCACGCCGGCGGT carries:
- a CDS encoding ABC transporter substrate-binding protein, whose translation is MGEQAKRRFRHGRRHLAVAGLLAVALLASACSGSTTSGAAAAEFEGSDEPGPGVTADTVKIGFTILDSASLEAALKIEFPDQGDQEAQIAALVEWINANGGIGGRQVEPVVRTFEALFDTAESEEKLCNEFTQDDEVFAVMMWGMFQENLRPCFAANDTVMLEHTLYPLPEQTMRDLAPYYMAPNFATYEDIIRGLGGVFEETGFLDGGTVGVIGVDSEANRAIYEDQLGPMLDEAGTPAVAVRWIDLKDSANTRAGYEQAIIAYKAAGVDRLITLGGSRLLSFFLDFATKQDFAPRLVLTSYDNVDFNNINYPEEMADAVGLSASPSWDFVESQLASPANDEEAKCAQVLIDAGIEPGGRENARNGQFYCDGLLFLAAAAEQAGMDSGTPMNAANLYQGALDLGDTWSSGQNYSTLFDGVVAGAAGYQSWVMNPGTGELELVGEPREFE